The nucleotide window ATTTCTGTATGTTATAATACGATTACCAACTAGATATAATGAAGAAGGCGTGTTTTTTATGCGATGAGCTGTCAAATGGAGCTTTTATACCAATAAAGTTGACCTTAAACTAAGATCCTCCAGTAATATGTGAGATTTTTGGTTAAGAAATGAATTTGGAAGTACTCCGTTTTAATGCACTAATCAATTTGCGTGTGGTTTCTTCATTATGGATGTTTTTTAAAAATCGTTTAAATTTACTAACATCATGAACAGCTAGGTTTGCCAACCGGCGCCATCATGAACTGCGCTGACAACTCTGGTGCCAGAAACTTGTACATCATGGCTGTCAAGGGTTCTGGTTCCAGATTGAACAGATTGCCAGCTGCTTCCTTAGGTGATATGGTTATGGCTACTGTCAAGAAGGGTAAGCCAGAATTGAGAAAGAAGGTTATGCCAGCTATTGTTGTTAGACAATCCAAGCCATGGAGAAGAAAGGACGGTGTCTACTTATACTTTGAAGACAACGCTGGTGTCATTGCTAACCCAAAGGGTGAAATGAAGGGTTCCGCTATTACTGGTCCAGTTGGTAAGGAATGTGCCGATTTGTGGCCAAGAATTGCCTCCAACTCTGGTGTTGTTGTTTAATTTACCCATCATTATAGTCACTTAGATATTTGATAACATAACTGTGTAATTTAAACAATCATAAGCTATTAAGCAGTTTAGGATATTTTCTGTATTCAGGCTAAGTATTAaatttatatattaattttaGATCTCTTGTTGACAAGAAGCACAGGTCGATGTTACTGAAAGACTTAAGCTACCCTCTAACGTTGCTGTGGCGATTAATATCGCAGGATGGAATCTAATGTTAGAGCGATTCTAGATCTATTGTCGTCTACGAAGGTGAAGGAGAGGTCACAGGCGTTTGATGAGTTGACAGCCATAATAAAAGAGAACCCCACGTCTTTAAGCAACAAAGCCATAAGCGAGGTTATACATGTATTGATAGGTTCCCTGCATAATGAACGGACCAAGTATGAGCAATTATGCTCTAAGCATCACGAGCAGTCGTCAAAACTGTCAGCAGTCGAGACACGGCTGAACGCAGTAGCATGTTTACTGCGTCTTCTAATTGAGAATACGTGCCACCGGGTGAAGCGTAAACAAATAAAAACAATTTTGGATGAGATCCCTATATTGTTAGTTCATACAGGAACTAAGAAGTTAATACAACCTGTTTCACAGCCGCTTACGGCTGTTCTACGGTTAGTGTGCGAGTCAGACCCCTTCGTTTTGAAGTTCGAGGTCGATCAGTGGAAGTTATTAACTCGGAACATAAGCGGTTACATTATTCAACATCTAGATCTTCTACCGAATGATAAAGCTATTACAAATCTTACTGAAGCGCTTGTAGCGCTTATACAGATCGACACCATTGGGTTCAAAGATATGTGTGCAGAGACCGTCAAAGTGCCGCTAAAATACTTCGATGTGGTGGATAAAGAGACTACTAAAACCCGTTATATGCTACAGCTTTGTAACTTATTGATCCAGAAGGGCCACCTTGTGCAATTTCGGGCAGTCAGCTATTTAATTGAAAGGGTTAT belongs to Eremothecium sinecaudum strain ATCC 58844 chromosome IV, complete sequence and includes:
- the RPL23A gene encoding 60S ribosomal protein uL14 (Syntenic homolog of Ashbya gossypii AGL288W; Syntenic homolog of Saccharomyces cerevisiae YBL087C (RPL23A) and YER117W (RPL23B); 1-intron in Ashbya gossypii), translated to MSGNGAQGTKFRISLGLPTGAIMNCADNSGARNLYIMAVKGSGSRLNRLPAASLGDMVMATVKKGKPELRKKVMPAIVVRQSKPWRRKDGVYLYFEDNAGVIANPKGEMKGSAITGPVGKECADLWPRIASNSGVVV